The genomic interval TACCACTGGCTTTCGAGAGCTGATCTCCAGTCTTCTAACTTGGCGCGCGGTTTTGAGAGAGTAAGCCCATAATAAGAGAAACAAAACGAACAGCGGTATTCCACCTAAAAGTACGCTCGGATTGAGAACCACTGGGAGGAGAAAGGCTGAGATGGCGAATAGGGTTATCTGAATGGCGCGCAGAAATACACTTGGTAAAAGTTCGTCCATGCACCCGATATCTTTTGAGAAGCGGTTCAAAATGCTAATGGCTGAATTCGTGTCAAAAAATAAGACTGGTGCACGAAGAATAGAAACAACCATATTCTGGTGAAGGCGTTCGGATGAACGTAAGGTGGTAGCGAAGAAAAACGAAGCACGCATGATTGACAGCATGAATACTCCGCCCACCATAGCGGCATAAATATACCAAGTGGTCTGATCGAGGTTCAACAGAGTAGCAGACTCACTCATGCGCAATAGCCACATGTCCGGGATGAGAATGGCTCCTGTAGAACGAAGAGAATTTTAACTATTCTCGAACTTTTTTTAGTCGCATTCATTAAATAGGTAAAGGTAAAGCTAAATGAAAGCAGCAGAGCGATGCCGATCTTGCTAAGCAAGCTGATAtaagtttgttgaaaaattggttCGAATCAGTTTTCGTTATGCTAACAATCGTGCACCGCCATGGAAAAATCAGGAGTTCTTAGGATGCACGTGTTTCGCTCTTCATTAGTAAGAAAGTGTTTATTAACTATAGTGAAATATTACAGAATACCCCTAAAATTTCAGGAAGGTGCTTGTCATGGACGATCCTCACACTTACTCTACTGCTGTTCTAGAACCTTGTTCCTGAATTATCCCTGTATTTGCGGTAAGACTTTATTTCTCTTGTATTTCTTACCTTGAACGACAAAGGTAAACAGTGCAAATACAACGATGAATGGTAGACAGGCGCCGGTTCTGAGATAATTCCACAGAATTGTGCATGACACAGGCCCcatcatttcttcttcttcaaacaGGTTCGAACGTGTGCGATACTTTTCTTGAATTTCCTCTTCGATAGCAAATTCCACCGTCTTGTTACTCGGACACTTTCTCTCCCTCTCACGGGATTCTCCGGGCGAGTGGAGCTTCACGGACCGGTATCCCATCACCTGTGACGTAACTTCGTTTACAATTGTCCCAGCGCGCATGGTCAAAATTTGATCCGCTCGCTCAACGTATTGTAATTGGCGGCTCGCTAGAATTCGTATTCTTTTTGAAAGCAGCCCGCACACGCATTTACCAAAAACCTGCTCAGCGACTCTTGCATCGACAGGTGCAAAGGGGTCGTCCAACAGATAAATATCGGCGTCTGAATATGCTGCCCTTGCAATTCCCATGCGAGCTTTCTGATCTTCTGTCAAACTGAGGCCATTGTTCCCCACGAAAGTCAGGTCGCCATCCGAAAGCTTGTCAATGTCCTTCTGTAAGTTGCACGCGTTAACTATGGCCTGATACCTAAACGGATTGTACGGCTTaccaaacaaaatgttttcacgAAGGGTGTTGGAGAAAATCCAAGGTATCTGAGGCACATACGCAATCTTTCCCACGCAGGAGATGTATCCCTCAGTTGGAGGAAGTTCCCCAAGGATAGCTGCAAGGAGGGAGGATTTTCCGCACCCTGCAGGACCGTTGATTAAAGTCAGTTCCTTGCTAGCCGCCCTGAAAGTAATGTTCCTCAGCACGACAGACTTATTTCCGCCTCCCCAATGACAAGACACGTTTTCAAAGGTCACATGAATATCATTCGAAGGATTGTCGGGTGCATCGAGAGATCTTTGCTTGATCAGTACAGGCTCATACTGTGGGACGCTCTTTCCAGATCTTATGTCATTGGAGATCTTTGTCACGTCTTCCGCAGACAGGTACTTAGACATCTCGGCGTCAGTCAAATCTAAGAAGGAGCGGATTTTCGAGCGGGTTCTCTTCCTGCTGTACGTGTCTTCCGAGTAAACAGATTCCTCGAGCTCCAGAAATGTTTGAATTCTCCCTAAGGATCCCGTCACAGCACCGATGAAATTGACACCGGCGGCAAACTTGGATGAGGCAGACAGACGGATTGTCCTTATCAGTGCGAGGACCATGAAGATACTGTAAGTAGACAACTCCACTCCTGTGATGATGAGAACTGTTAGCGATATGAAACACGCCACAATGGAGCTTGTGTGAAGAAAAGTCTCAAACGTTGATAAGATGGCACTCTTTTGGCGGACATACTGTAGTTCCTTCCTGTTGAAGATCAAGATTTATTCAGTAGATGAATATTTTCGAGGGCGACTACATTTATCAGCAGCTGAAACTAACTAACTCAGAATGCTAATTGAGAATTAGTTGTGCCTGTCtgtttaaacatgtttaagtaGCGAGGCAAAAGAATCCTTTATGCTGAGGTAGCCAAAATGTCACATTCCGAAAGTACCTAGACAGTTCCCACTGATGCAAATTTCGTATACTTGGTATCTGGAATAGTTTTTGCTAAATAGATTCCCTTGAAGGCAGGGAAACTCCACTGTACTATGGAGCACGATTATTATATAAAGCATAACTTTCGTAGACTTCCAAATCTCAATGGCTATCGTATGGTAAAAGAGTTATGTCTCAATAGAGAAAAGTGGTGCCCCTACCGTGGCTTATTGCGGTTTCTGTTATATAAAGCAACTATGAGAATTGCAACTCCCCCTGAATGGGACGCCAATCCATCTCGGGTTACTGTCCTGCCCTCCCCGCCACCAAGGTCTCCCCCCCCCAGCATTACTCTTGTTCCCCTGGTAGTTCACCAATATTCATTAAAATTCCTGGGTGAAGAGCGAAGGTTCTTCCtaagaacacaaaacaataaCTCTGCTGATCTTAACTCCCAACGTCTAGAACCAAAGAAGACTCTTGCTGTAAGAGTTATCAGCTGTTTATAAATTTCTCTACATTTTTTCTGCATCTCTGTTCACTTACTCAAATGTTCTCATCGCGTCATACGGGATCTCTCATACCTTCGTATCTCTTCCACTTTCCTCTTGTAAGGCCATTCCCACGTGTTCATCTTGATTGCGCGGATTCCATTAACGATGTGTTTCATAACTCCCATTCTCCGCTCCGTCCAACGTGCAATGCGCAGGCGTAATTTCATACATACGTCCCACATACCGATGTAATAGGCCAGAAGGAAGATTAAGAAAATGATACCGGATACCGCTTGGAAACCAACAAGGCGCCAGATCAGGGCCGTCACGGTGACAAGTTCTACGAGCCCCTGCAGAGTGTATCCCACTTTCTGAAAGATTTGATCCAGGCGCTGAGCATCATGGGTAATCAAAGCGATAATGTGACCAGGTTGGACACGCGTGAGATCTTTGAGCCGTAActtgaaaatcttgaaaaaataaatattgaaagaagaatGCAAGAAAAGTTGAGATATTCATTTCTCATATAAGTTGTTATTTCATCCTTTTTGCCACGATTCAGAGCGCTGGAATTAAAGCTCGAAGAAACAGTCAAATTGAGTTATTCATGGAAGACACGTAATTCAAACGTTACTCtgtgtataaatatttttaacacatccaaaaatataatttcagtaATTCCACTTGTAAACGAtacgaaaaaattaaaagaccACTTTTTTCATCATATATGCATATCTTATGCATATCTCGTCCGCGATATTGACTGAACCAGTGCTAAATTATCATTTTAGCATATTCATCAACAGACGCTGAGATGTATAGCAACATGCAATCCATCTGTTGATTAATGACTAGGCCTTTTCGCGAGTTTCAATTCTTTATAAAAATGCTTTTAATAATGTTGGACAAACACATTTCATCTTAACAGTCAAACTCGTTCCCAGGGATTTCTCTTTTTAGGAAAGGGAGAACCTGGTGGCTAGGTTCCACGACAGTAGAGACAGTTTAGGAATAGGTTGATCTGGCGGCAGGTTTCTGATTTACGACGGAATTCTCTTCGCGGTCTACACCTAATTTTCTTAAGTTAAATATCTTGCCCTTTTAAAATCGTTTGTACCTTCTTGTAAATGACACCAATGGCAGCTGCCCTCCAGCGCATGCCCATGTAGTCCACCTTGCTCTGATACTGATTCATGGCCAGTATGTGAAACAAAGCACTGCAACAGAGCCCACCAGCAAACAAACACAGCCAGCGGTCGTATTGCACATTCCCACCATGTAGCATTGAAGATAACAGAAGGCCAAGTAACAGAGGCTGTAGAATATTACAGGCCACGGCGATGAAAAGAGAGAGACCTGCTAAGGCGAAGTCGCTCCACGGTAAAACCTTCATCATTGCCCTGGAAAGTCGTGCCTTTCGTCCCTTGATGTGCGAGTTTCGTATTTCCTCGTGCCATGTTTGTTCCAGCTTTTCCGTTAGACCTTTGCATCTGTCCTCATCTAGAAGTGGGTAAAGGTCGCTGTGTTCTAAAACCCGTTTGTTGCCGATGTTCATTAAGTTGTTCATCCAGGAGAAGAAGAGACGAGA from Pocillopora verrucosa isolate sample1 chromosome 14, ASM3666991v2, whole genome shotgun sequence carries:
- the LOC131769357 gene encoding ATP-binding cassette sub-family C member 4, whose amino-acid sequence is MQSSYDKSWKYSLFMKNPKERAGILSRLFFSWMNNLMNIGNKRVLEHSDLYPLLDEDRCKGLTEKLEQTWHEEIRNSHIKGRKARLSRAMMKVLPWSDFALAGLSLFIAVACNILQPLLLGLLLSSMLHGGNVQYDRWLCLFAGGLCCSALFHILAMNQYQSKVDYMGMRWRAAAIGVIYKKIFKLRLKDLTRVQPGHIIALITHDAQRLDQIFQKVGYTLQGLVELVTVTALIWRLVGFQAVSGIIFLIFLLAYYIGMWDVCMKLRLRIARWTERRMGVMKHIVNGIRAIKMNTWEWPYKRKVEEIRRKELQYVRQKSAILSTFETFLHTSSIVACFISLTVLIITGVELSTYSIFMVLALIRTIRLSASSKFAAGVNFIGAVTGSLGRIQTFLELEESVYSEDTYSRKRTRSKIRSFLDLTDAEMSKYLSAEDVTKISNDIRSGKSVPQYEPVLIKQRSLDAPDNPSNDIHVTFENVSCHWGGGNKSVVLRNITFRAASKELTLINGPAGCGKSSLLAAILGELPPTEGYISCVGKIAYVPQIPWIFSNTLRENILFGKPYNPFRYQAIVNACNLQKDIDKLSDGDLTFVGNNGLSLTEDQKARMGIARAAYSDADIYLLDDPFAPVDARVAEQVFGKCVCGLLSKRIRILASRQLQYVERADQILTMRAGTIVNEVTSQVMGYRSVKLHSPGESRERERKCPSNKTVEFAIEEEIQEKYRTRSNLFEEEEMMGPVSCTILWNYLRTGACLPFIVVFALFTFVVQGAILIPDMWLLRMSESATLLNLDQTTWYIYAAMVGGVFMLSIMRASFFFATTLRSSERLHQNMVVSILRAPVLFFDTNSAISILNRFSKDIGCMDELLPSVFLRAIQITLFAISAFLLPVVLNPSVLLGGIPLFVLFLLLWAYSLKTARQVRRLEISSRKPVVSHFSETLMGLVTIRTHSMQKSFTEDFYGYQDSHSQGWCMTTSCWSWIGFRLDSVCVLFIVSVVAGAFYVKLDAASTILSLIYTLQLLNDVSQNGVKRSFEVENYMSAVYRNLACAEIVPEPGYAMEIQPPVPWPKDGAVSFENISLSYSREGSRVLKEISFDVYPGERFGITGRPGAGKSSIINALFRLVPDCAGKIMIDDVTINNLDLQRSRRGISIITKEPILFMGTLRMNVDPFLSHTEREIWEVLEKCHLKSWVESLPKQLQQDLADCGATLGPSERQLISFARALLQKNKVIVIDEVSSTVDYRTDRLIQEIIRNCLLDSTVITIPHRLSTIIDYNRVMVLDRGKIVELDKPEVLLKKDAGYFAHLYGNQCPS